The proteins below come from a single Cylindrospermopsis raciborskii Cr2010 genomic window:
- a CDS encoding photosystem II high light acclimation radical SAM protein: protein MAVKTTMMANRILYVRLPCNPIFPIGVVYLCDHVHKQFPDIEQRIFDLGTVPPLDYDAALDRCIDEFQPTLLVFSWRDIQIYAPVGGRGGNPLQNAFEFYYAKNPLIKLRGALGGLRIFIAYYLELWRNLGLIRGGMKRAKKYQAQARAVVGGGAVSVFYEQLGKSLPKGTIVSVGEGETLLTKYLKGEEFRDERCYVVGQNAPRQRLIHEQPTPLEKTACNYDYIETVWPEFNYYLQDKDFYIGVQTKRGCPHNCCYCVYTVVEGKQVRINPADEVVAEIRQLYERGVRNFWFTDAQFIPARKYIDDAIELLGKIVDSGMTDIHWAAYIRADNLTPELCQLMAKTGMNYFEIGITSGSQELVRKMRMGYNLRTVLQNCRDLKSAGFNDLVSVNYSFNVIDESFETIRQTIAYHRELERIFGSDKVEPAIFFIGLQPHTHLEEYAFKTGVLKPGYNPMSLMPWTAKKLLWNPEPLGSFFGEVCLQAWRRNPNDFGREVMNILEEQLGCADLESALTAPMERNQPQHLTSVS, encoded by the coding sequence ATGGCAGTTAAAACAACCATGATGGCAAACCGAATACTCTATGTTCGTCTTCCCTGTAACCCCATCTTTCCTATTGGGGTAGTTTACCTTTGTGATCATGTTCACAAACAATTCCCTGACATTGAACAAAGAATTTTTGACCTGGGAACAGTTCCACCCCTGGACTATGATGCTGCGCTGGATAGATGTATAGACGAATTTCAACCCACACTATTAGTTTTTTCTTGGCGAGATATTCAAATATATGCTCCCGTGGGTGGTAGAGGTGGGAACCCTTTACAAAACGCCTTTGAATTTTACTACGCTAAAAACCCCCTAATCAAACTCAGGGGGGCTTTGGGTGGGTTGCGCATCTTCATTGCCTATTATTTAGAACTGTGGCGAAACCTGGGTTTAATCCGGGGTGGGATGAAACGCGCCAAAAAATACCAGGCTCAAGCACGTGCAGTGGTTGGTGGTGGAGCAGTGAGTGTATTTTATGAACAGTTGGGAAAAAGTTTACCCAAAGGAACAATTGTTTCCGTGGGGGAAGGAGAAACCTTACTGACTAAATATCTTAAAGGAGAAGAATTCCGTGATGAACGCTGTTATGTGGTAGGGCAAAATGCTCCCCGTCAACGGTTAATTCACGAACAACCAACCCCCTTAGAAAAAACCGCTTGTAACTACGACTATATCGAGACCGTTTGGCCGGAATTCAACTATTATTTACAGGACAAAGATTTTTATATTGGAGTACAAACCAAGCGTGGTTGTCCCCATAACTGTTGCTACTGCGTATACACTGTAGTAGAAGGTAAACAAGTTCGTATTAACCCTGCTGATGAAGTGGTAGCTGAAATTAGACAGTTATATGAACGTGGGGTTCGTAACTTCTGGTTTACTGATGCTCAATTTATCCCTGCTCGTAAGTATATTGATGATGCCATAGAACTATTAGGGAAAATAGTTGATTCTGGTATGACGGATATCCATTGGGCCGCCTATATTAGAGCAGACAACTTAACACCTGAACTGTGTCAGTTGATGGCTAAAACTGGCATGAATTACTTTGAAATTGGTATTACTAGCGGTTCTCAGGAACTTGTACGCAAAATGCGTATGGGTTATAACTTGCGCACGGTTTTACAAAACTGCCGAGATCTAAAATCAGCGGGTTTTAATGATTTAGTTTCCGTCAACTACTCTTTCAATGTTATTGATGAAAGTTTTGAAACCATTCGTCAAACTATTGCCTATCATCGAGAGCTAGAAAGAATATTTGGCAGTGATAAGGTGGAACCGGCAATTTTCTTTATTGGATTGCAACCCCATACCCATCTAGAAGAATATGCGTTTAAAACTGGTGTCCTCAAACCAGGTTATAATCCTATGAGTTTAATGCCATGGACAGCTAAAAAACTTCTGTGGAACCCAGAACCACTAGGTTCCTTTTTTGGAGAAGTATGTTTACAGGCCTGGCGTCGTAATCCTAACGATTTCGGAAGAGAGGTAATGAACATCTTAGAAGAACAGTTAGGTTGTGCTGACTTGGAATCAGCATTGACAGCTCCCATGGAAAGGAATCAGCCACAACATTTGACTAGTGTATCTTAA
- a CDS encoding pentapeptide repeat-containing protein — protein MNIETLKSEKTKQLPGANLEDQDLSEFDLTAVNLAGANLMGAHLVSANLEGSHLEGANLIGASLQGADLRANLLGANLMQADLTGADLRGSNLRGANLMGATVAGASLTAAFLSGANLMSVNFQGVDLRGADLRGANLTGANLKGADLSRADLQGALLNQANLEESDLRGANLAGANLAGANLLCAELEAASLNGANLYQACLLGTILETYHD, from the coding sequence ATGAACATAGAAACTCTAAAATCAGAAAAAACTAAACAACTACCAGGAGCAAATTTAGAAGACCAGGATCTGTCTGAATTTGACCTAACTGCTGTGAATTTAGCGGGTGCTAATTTAATGGGCGCTCATTTAGTCAGTGCTAACCTGGAGGGATCACATCTTGAGGGAGCCAACTTAATAGGTGCAAGTTTGCAAGGAGCAGATTTGCGAGCAAACCTGCTAGGGGCTAATCTGATGCAAGCAGATCTCACTGGTGCAGATCTGAGGGGAAGTAATTTACGAGGCGCAAATTTAATGGGTGCTACAGTTGCGGGAGCATCTTTAACCGCAGCTTTTCTCAGCGGTGCTAACCTGATGAGTGTTAACTTCCAGGGGGTTGACCTCCGGGGTGCTGATCTACGAGGTGCTAATCTTACCGGAGCAAACCTTAAAGGTGCTGATTTGAGTCGTGCAGACCTACAAGGAGCATTATTAAATCAAGCGAATCTAGAAGAGTCTGATTTAAGAGGAGCCAATCTAGCCGGAGCAAATTTGGCCGGAGCTAATTTGCTTTGTGCTGAGCTAGAAGCAGCTAGCCTAAATGGAGCTAATTTATATCAAGCTTGTTTATTGGGTACAATTCTAGAAACTTATCATGATTAA
- a CDS encoding response regulator transcription factor, which yields MGSVCIEIIEGNPHLRSLLGWHLQQLEYKVHQAASIYQAREVFLTHQPTLVILDADLSDSDGVEFCHWLHGQDQPLILMLSARNNEADIVAGLKAGADDYLSKPFGMQEFLARVESLIRRKRTPTAPAHLDYGSLQIDLVQRRVRLQGEFVDLTPQEFSLLYVLAQAGGSPLSRSELLRRAWPDAIDNPRTIDTHVLSLRKKVELDPRQPSLIQTIRNVGYRFNMEILKATVSPVLPAQTRLTRERFTDNRATLATQRG from the coding sequence GTGGGATCGGTTTGTATTGAAATTATTGAGGGGAATCCTCATCTGAGATCTTTGCTGGGTTGGCACTTGCAACAGCTAGAATACAAAGTACATCAAGCCGCTAGTATCTATCAAGCAAGGGAAGTTTTTTTAACCCATCAGCCAACTTTGGTTATTCTGGATGCTGATTTGTCTGACAGTGACGGTGTGGAATTTTGCCACTGGTTACATGGTCAGGATCAACCTTTAATCCTGATGCTATCTGCTCGTAATAATGAAGCAGATATTGTAGCAGGGTTAAAAGCGGGGGCGGATGACTATTTGAGTAAACCCTTTGGTATGCAAGAATTTCTTGCACGAGTAGAATCTTTGATTCGCCGTAAACGTACGCCTACTGCACCAGCTCATTTAGATTATGGTAGTTTACAAATTGATTTAGTTCAACGCCGGGTACGTCTACAAGGGGAGTTTGTAGACTTAACACCTCAGGAGTTTAGTTTACTTTATGTTTTAGCGCAAGCTGGTGGGTCACCCTTAAGTAGATCTGAGTTGCTACGTCGTGCTTGGCCAGATGCTATTGATAATCCCCGAACTATTGATACTCATGTTTTATCATTGCGGAAAAAGGTAGAACTGGATCCGCGCCAACCTAGTTTGATCCAAACCATTCGTAATGTGGGGTATAGATTTAACATGGAAATTTTAAAGGCAACTGTTTCACCTGTTTTACCAGCTCAAACCAGGTTAACAAGGGAAAGATTTACTGATAATCGTGCTACTTTGGCTACTCAGAGGGGTTGA
- a CDS encoding DUF6761 family protein — protein MLQDTQTIRYYQRLTDAFVELWNRGYHQDDMRMYLDGYLAALRQSNAIEPYLIHRLEEEAIRYLHDGSNFAVVQPEPERYHGYY, from the coding sequence ATGCTTCAAGACACACAAACCATCCGCTACTACCAAAGACTTACGGACGCCTTCGTCGAATTATGGAATCGCGGTTACCATCAAGATGATATGCGGATGTACTTGGATGGATATCTAGCAGCTCTGCGACAAAGTAATGCTATTGAACCCTATCTAATTCATCGCTTAGAGGAGGAGGCCATTCGCTACTTACATGATGGGTCTAACTTTGCGGTGGTGCAACCAGAACCTGAGCGTTATCATGGTTATTACTAG
- a CDS encoding DUF6918 family protein: MALIDGLKNDDKRQMLVADCMNLLETRVANIGGISGIAIKAGYATIKGISPKYCAGAVERLLPESFAALEPLWNEGLEAGDAVTHLTQNRSRTADAIFSVTDIRIEKSTNSTIKGVYGKLRVPVKKHVEEVVPDLAQILDKYAKN, from the coding sequence ATGGCTCTGATTGATGGTCTAAAAAATGATGATAAAAGACAAATGCTGGTAGCTGATTGCATGAACCTATTGGAAACACGAGTTGCCAATATTGGAGGTATTTCTGGCATTGCTATTAAAGCTGGCTATGCTACTATTAAGGGAATAAGTCCCAAGTATTGTGCTGGGGCGGTTGAACGTCTTTTACCAGAGTCTTTTGCTGCACTTGAACCATTATGGAATGAGGGATTAGAAGCGGGAGACGCGGTAACCCACCTCACCCAAAATCGCTCTCGTACAGCAGATGCGATATTTAGTGTTACTGATATTCGCATTGAAAAAAGCACTAATTCCACCATCAAGGGTGTTTATGGCAAACTACGAGTACCAGTCAAAAAGCATGTGGAAGAAGTAGTACCTGATTTAGCCCAGATTCTTGACAAGTACGCTAAAAATTAG
- a CDS encoding DEAD/DEAH box helicase family protein, with translation MHQLDQEQPVQTGSVELVELVPGIGIGFSTSQGWRPLVEHPLLIWVGLTGVGKSTVNASLCDLGLAFTLLPNRRALTDQFIIPTIMKMDEVEEAKPSCRLARFYYTHRYKQLFPGGMVHVLSQLQIHPLQVRFPIIFDGLRGKDEIKYAVEILPKAKFVLLEASEYVRLQRLLMRNDSFDHVAKPMKIIHDHEVRKNNNFADLEIPEVSELFSSEETAAILAQVEQGLYSPSALRDRLKIMIEERKSYDPFSTKATLKKLAPERNLVIDTTYNSPEQIAKKVKHFLLN, from the coding sequence ATGCACCAGTTAGATCAAGAACAACCGGTTCAAACAGGTTCTGTGGAACTAGTAGAACTAGTTCCTGGGATTGGAATTGGGTTTTCGACTTCTCAGGGTTGGCGACCATTAGTTGAGCATCCCTTATTGATTTGGGTAGGATTAACTGGTGTGGGCAAAAGTACAGTCAATGCCAGTTTATGCGATTTAGGACTAGCATTTACTTTACTCCCTAATCGTCGTGCTTTAACTGATCAGTTTATTATTCCGACAATCATGAAAATGGATGAAGTAGAAGAAGCTAAACCTTCCTGTCGTCTAGCACGTTTCTATTATACCCATCGTTATAAACAACTATTTCCAGGAGGAATGGTTCATGTTTTGAGCCAATTACAAATCCATCCTTTACAAGTACGCTTTCCTATAATATTTGATGGACTGCGAGGAAAAGATGAAATAAAGTACGCCGTAGAAATTCTCCCCAAGGCTAAATTTGTGTTACTGGAAGCTTCTGAATACGTGCGATTACAAAGACTTCTGATGCGAAATGATTCATTTGATCACGTTGCTAAACCTATGAAAATTATTCATGATCATGAAGTGAGAAAAAATAACAACTTTGCAGATCTAGAAATACCAGAAGTATCAGAGTTATTTTCATCGGAAGAGACAGCAGCAATTTTGGCTCAGGTAGAACAGGGACTATATTCACCATCTGCTCTGCGCGATCGCTTAAAGATTATGATTGAAGAACGAAAAAGTTATGATCCTTTTAGCACAAAAGCCACATTGAAAAAATTAGCTCCTGAAAGAAATTTAGTGATAGATACAACCTACAATTCTCCTGAGCAGATAGCTAAAAAAGTCAAACATTTTCTTCTGAATTAA
- a CDS encoding DUF4079 domain-containing protein, protein MHLPSFLWLWRIAAWSMGLAIFVYTILAITAYWLWQVRTNGRSPLGLVVPKVNNLVKAFHYLLGITLIFLVLLLLLIGIVGTLGHFGSLGHSSHLFAGLTVVILVLTSALSATQISQGKFWARPLHITLNAILFFGFAWVCLTGWNVVQKYL, encoded by the coding sequence ATGCACCTACCTTCTTTTTTATGGCTATGGAGAATAGCTGCCTGGTCTATGGGTCTAGCCATTTTCGTCTATACTATTCTAGCTATTACAGCTTACTGGTTATGGCAAGTCAGAACTAATGGTAGATCTCCCTTAGGCCTAGTTGTGCCAAAAGTCAATAATTTGGTAAAAGCCTTTCATTATCTTCTTGGTATTACCCTAATATTTTTAGTATTATTACTGTTATTAATTGGTATAGTTGGTACATTAGGGCATTTTGGATCCCTAGGGCATTCTTCCCATTTATTTGCTGGATTAACCGTAGTCATACTAGTTCTGACTTCCGCTCTTAGTGCTACTCAAATTAGTCAGGGCAAATTTTGGGCCAGACCCTTACACATCACCCTCAATGCAATTTTGTTTTTCGGTTTTGCTTGGGTCTGTCTCACAGGTTGGAATGTGGTTCAAAAGTATTTATAA
- a CDS encoding DICT sensory domain-containing protein, whose protein sequence is MLKGSILQQLETVCRHSNRSIRYGVYYKNTLVSLCHALEDHILDKREQPIVITCFQRGKWYLQEADRYRDIAACSQDVVIMATDDAGFAAHSTSQLPNVNLVELNTTDPLSQEWHLIILAPSYASMVICQELSDADYGMQGLPTSDLERKFYGMWTFEPDLVLKTTELAIAHIENYNQELAHKLNSHKQIIETQMASSEEVEVIVSRVIEYLKSSENTVTSATGKNSLSRNLVSNELQALLRMAELIEMRDIENPMAAVQVAGMAEVMAQLLDLPPWQIKRLRLAALLHRIYNLKQNKTNGEVQVLDRMPELQDIAQIIIHQNEWWNGNGVPEGLSGEEIPLESRILALLMEFQREINQQHKNPQSMEDMFALALSKCKQQEQTRFDPELINTLNLLVLGLQQGLDLPCMTPKFSNSMWLIDSRQS, encoded by the coding sequence ATGTTAAAAGGTTCTATTCTCCAACAACTAGAAACCGTTTGTCGCCATAGTAACCGATCTATTCGCTATGGAGTGTATTATAAAAATACCTTGGTCTCTCTCTGTCACGCACTGGAAGACCATATTCTAGACAAGAGAGAGCAACCTATAGTAATTACTTGTTTTCAGCGCGGTAAATGGTATTTGCAAGAAGCCGATAGATACAGGGATATAGCTGCATGTAGTCAAGACGTCGTAATTATGGCTACTGATGATGCGGGTTTTGCAGCACATTCCACCAGTCAACTGCCAAACGTCAATTTGGTGGAGTTGAACACCACAGATCCCTTATCTCAAGAATGGCATTTAATTATTTTGGCCCCTAGCTACGCATCAATGGTTATTTGTCAAGAATTATCGGATGCGGATTATGGCATGCAGGGTTTGCCAACTTCTGACCTAGAAAGAAAGTTTTATGGAATGTGGACCTTTGAGCCAGATTTAGTCCTCAAAACTACAGAACTGGCGATCGCCCATATAGAAAATTACAATCAGGAATTGGCACACAAGCTCAATAGCCATAAACAGATAATTGAGACGCAAATGGCTTCTTCTGAGGAGGTTGAGGTAATTGTATCTCGTGTCATTGAGTACCTAAAGAGTAGTGAAAACACTGTTACATCTGCCACGGGGAAAAACTCCCTCAGTCGTAACTTAGTTTCTAATGAATTACAAGCTTTGTTACGAATGGCTGAATTGATAGAGATGAGAGATATTGAGAATCCCATGGCTGCGGTTCAGGTAGCAGGAATGGCAGAAGTTATGGCACAATTACTTGACCTTCCCCCATGGCAAATTAAAAGGTTACGTTTAGCCGCTTTACTCCATCGTATATATAACCTGAAACAAAATAAAACCAATGGGGAAGTGCAGGTGTTAGACAGGATGCCAGAATTGCAGGACATAGCTCAAATAATTATCCATCAGAATGAGTGGTGGAATGGCAATGGTGTTCCGGAGGGGTTGTCGGGGGAAGAAATACCTTTAGAGTCCAGAATTCTAGCTTTACTGATGGAATTTCAACGGGAGATTAACCAACAGCACAAAAATCCACAAAGTATGGAGGATATGTTTGCCCTCGCTTTGTCCAAATGTAAACAGCAAGAGCAGACTCGCTTTGACCCTGAACTAATAAATACCCTTAATTTATTAGTCCTAGGTTTACAACAGGGACTGGATCTACCTTGTATGACACCCAAATTTAGTAATAGTATGTGGTTAATTGATTCCCGACAGTCATGA
- a CDS encoding DMT family transporter gives MLASITEEYIPPSKGSFLSLFIALIALSCAAIFIKLSEREIGPVATVFNRLWIAAIVLRVWHWISISIIQSPEQQHDQRVPEKSEVLLLVLVGIIGTASVIFWALSLTQTSVANSTLMRNLSPIFTCLQGWLFFRQRFQTQFILGMFLALIGASLIGIGDFKIGIEHLIGDGLGLLAAIFYALNLLILEHLRSKFSAVRLLCWRCAIGALILIPFVWLTEDKFFPCSLDSWLIILALAIICQCFGQCLLVHQLKQFSSSFIAIFLLIEPTCTAIFAKLIFAEALSALNLVAFVIVLVGIFFAKTCEKSEQLILQKAE, from the coding sequence GTGTTAGCAAGTATTACTGAAGAATATATTCCCCCTTCTAAAGGAAGTTTTTTATCCTTATTTATTGCTTTGATTGCACTTTCCTGTGCGGCTATTTTTATTAAATTGAGTGAACGAGAAATTGGTCCAGTAGCAACTGTTTTTAATCGTCTTTGGATTGCAGCAATTGTTTTAAGGGTTTGGCATTGGATAAGTATATCAATTATTCAATCTCCCGAGCAACAGCATGATCAGCGAGTACCGGAAAAAAGTGAAGTCCTATTACTAGTACTAGTGGGAATAATAGGAACAGCTTCTGTTATTTTTTGGGCATTGTCGTTAACTCAAACCAGTGTTGCAAATTCCACATTAATGCGAAATTTATCTCCTATTTTTACCTGTTTACAGGGATGGTTGTTTTTTCGGCAAAGATTCCAGACTCAGTTTATATTGGGTATGTTTCTAGCATTAATTGGAGCCTCTTTAATTGGAATTGGAGATTTTAAAATTGGAATAGAGCATTTAATTGGTGATGGTTTAGGTCTGCTTGCAGCAATTTTTTATGCTCTCAATTTGTTGATTTTAGAGCATTTACGTTCTAAATTTTCAGCTGTAAGGCTGCTTTGTTGGCGATGTGCCATTGGTGCTTTGATTCTTATTCCCTTTGTTTGGTTGACAGAGGATAAATTTTTCCCTTGTTCTTTAGATAGTTGGCTAATTATTTTAGCCCTTGCTATTATTTGCCAGTGTTTTGGACAATGTCTTTTAGTTCACCAACTCAAGCAGTTTTCCTCTAGTTTCATTGCTATTTTTTTGCTGATTGAGCCAACCTGCACAGCAATTTTTGCTAAGTTGATTTTTGCAGAGGCTTTGAGTGCTTTAAACTTAGTAGCATTTGTAATAGTTTTGGTAGGAATATTTTTTGCCAAAACTTGCGAAAAATCTGAACAGCTCATATTACAAAAAGCAGAATAA
- a CDS encoding DNA/RNA non-specific endonuclease: MKELKKIYFLSMSTLNRIIFAAFCLFINLTLIVLTSFLPAKAISLPPKPDTVQNIGKSTHLLLGNPSNATSSLDNPDNYLMIKPQYALSYNRSHGSANWVAWQLDKSWLGDAKRQDNFRPDDTLPDSWPRIKPSVYNSSGYDRGHIARSADRTQSVEDNSATFLMTNIIPQTPDNNRNTWGNLEDYSMKLAEEGKQLYIIAGGTGDKGKLKNLVTIPQYTWKIIVVLDGPGLGLQDVNVNTRVIAVNIPNDEQLDNNWRLFRTSVDKLEELTGYDFLSTVSPNIQKVIESQVDNL; the protein is encoded by the coding sequence ATGAAAGAATTGAAAAAAATATATTTTCTATCAATGTCCACACTAAACCGTATTATTTTTGCGGCTTTTTGTCTATTTATTAACTTGACACTGATTGTACTAACCTCGTTTCTACCAGCAAAGGCAATATCACTACCACCGAAACCAGATACAGTACAAAACATTGGGAAATCTACTCACCTATTATTAGGTAATCCCAGTAATGCCACATCCAGTCTTGACAATCCAGATAATTACCTAATGATAAAACCTCAATATGCATTGTCCTACAATCGGAGTCATGGTAGTGCTAACTGGGTTGCTTGGCAACTTGATAAATCCTGGTTAGGAGATGCTAAACGCCAAGACAATTTTAGACCGGATGACACCCTACCTGATAGTTGGCCACGTATAAAACCAAGTGTTTACAATAGTTCAGGATACGATAGAGGTCACATTGCCAGATCAGCAGACAGAACCCAGAGTGTGGAAGACAATTCAGCCACTTTTTTAATGACTAATATTATTCCTCAAACACCCGACAACAATCGTAATACCTGGGGTAATTTAGAGGACTATAGTATGAAATTAGCTGAGGAAGGAAAGCAACTTTATATTATTGCTGGTGGGACTGGTGACAAAGGTAAACTGAAAAATTTGGTGACAATTCCCCAATACACCTGGAAGATTATTGTGGTTTTAGATGGCCCTGGTTTGGGACTGCAAGATGTGAATGTCAACACTCGTGTGATTGCTGTCAATATTCCCAATGATGAACAACTGGATAACAATTGGAGACTCTTTAGAACCAGTGTTGACAAGTTAGAAGAATTAACAGGATATGATTTTCTGTCTACTGTTTCTCCCAATATTCAGAAGGTAATTGAAAGCCAAGTTGATAACCTGTAA
- a CDS encoding ATP-binding cassette domain-containing protein: MLEDAPEKLSPLLKLEQVSLWAKLKAPSPKNMMGYPILQNISWEIFPGDRTIVVGKSGSGKTSLLRLLNRLEDPSSGKIYLNNQEYPGIPIVELRRQVVLVAQEPKLLGMTVRESLAYPLLLRNISQGEIEERIGYWRERLKIPQTWMGMTELQLSLGQQQLVALVRALVTRPKILLLDQPISALDPVETSWLLERIIEGISDLCPDVKTAVLMVTYQINIFQEFSNRLLHLEQGQIVTNLASSQVEWDALKTSLITAAEEW; encoded by the coding sequence ATGCTTGAAGATGCTCCCGAAAAATTATCACCCCTGCTCAAACTGGAGCAAGTTAGTTTATGGGCAAAATTGAAAGCCCCATCGCCCAAAAACATGATGGGGTATCCAATCTTGCAAAATATCTCCTGGGAAATCTTTCCAGGCGATCGCACAATAGTCGTAGGTAAATCGGGATCTGGAAAAACATCACTGCTGAGACTACTAAACCGACTAGAGGATCCTAGTAGTGGTAAGATTTACTTAAATAACCAAGAATACCCTGGAATTCCCATAGTAGAACTGCGTCGACAGGTAGTTCTTGTAGCACAAGAACCTAAACTATTGGGGATGACAGTTAGGGAATCCCTAGCATATCCTTTATTGTTAAGAAATATATCTCAGGGAGAAATTGAAGAAAGAATTGGATATTGGAGAGAGCGACTAAAAATTCCTCAAACTTGGATGGGAATGACAGAATTACAGCTTTCCCTGGGTCAGCAGCAATTAGTAGCCCTGGTGCGCGCTCTTGTCACCCGGCCCAAAATTCTGTTGTTAGACCAACCCATTTCCGCTCTAGACCCAGTTGAGACTTCCTGGTTGCTAGAAAGAATCATAGAAGGGATTTCTGACCTTTGCCCAGATGTAAAAACCGCAGTTTTGATGGTCACTTATCAAATTAACATTTTCCAAGAGTTTAGTAATCGTTTATTGCATCTTGAGCAAGGTCAAATTGTTACCAACCTAGCAAGCTCACAAGTGGAATGGGATGCTCTAAAAACTAGTCTCATAACAGCAGCAGAAGAATGGTAA
- a CDS encoding DUF1830 domain-containing protein translates to MAQILDSLPPEQSGKILCCYINATSKIQVARISNVPNWYFERVIFPGQRLVFEAPKYAQMEIHTGMMASAILSDTIPCDRLRLTETDEDENDGNQTLAVDVDNNRDISSEIHKQFALLEARTLASYSTSYSKD, encoded by the coding sequence ATGGCTCAAATATTAGATTCTCTACCACCAGAGCAATCGGGGAAAATCCTCTGCTGCTACATCAATGCTACGAGTAAAATCCAGGTAGCTCGTATCTCTAACGTTCCTAATTGGTATTTTGAAAGAGTTATCTTTCCCGGACAGCGACTTGTATTTGAAGCTCCTAAATATGCTCAAATGGAAATTCATACGGGAATGATGGCTAGTGCAATTCTCTCCGATACTATACCCTGCGATCGCCTAAGATTGACAGAAACAGATGAAGATGAGAATGATGGAAACCAGACACTAGCAGTAGATGTTGATAACAATCGTGATATTTCTAGCGAAATTCATAAACAATTCGCATTGTTAGAAGCAAGAACACTTGCGAGTTATTCAACCTCCTACAGTAAGGATTAA